The proteins below come from a single Cricetulus griseus strain 17A/GY chromosome 6, alternate assembly CriGri-PICRH-1.0, whole genome shotgun sequence genomic window:
- the Sirpa gene encoding tyrosine-protein phosphatase non-receptor type substrate 1 isoform X4, producing the protein MEPAGPAAGRLGPLLLCLLFSASCSLSGATTKDLKVIQPEKSVSVAAGDQATLNCTVTLLLPVGPIKWFRGTGQSRHLIYSFTGEKFPRITNVTDTTKRNNLDFSIQISNVTPADAGTYYCVKFLKAEADKELRSGGGTVLNVLAKPSPPVVLGPGGRVKSEQKANFTCKSFGFSPRNITLKWFKDGNEISHFQTTVDPQGESVSYNVSSTAQVELNTGDVRSQVICEVAHVTLKEGPLRGTANLSDIIRVSPSLDVTQQPTMAENQLNVTCHVQKFYPNKLKLIWLENGNISRIENSSIPVNNTYSQTVNKDGTYNWTSWLLVNKSAYRENVVFTCQVEHDGKLVGTKNHTVLILAQQKEPGMDTTPDNDSSSQNIFIAVGVVCALLVVLLMAALYLLRIKQRKAKGSTSSTRLHEPEKNAREITQVQSLIQDTNDINDITYADLNLPKEKKPAPRVPEPNNHTEYASIETGKLPRPEDTLTYADLDMVHLSRAQPGPKPEPSFSEYASVQVQRK; encoded by the exons GAGCCACAACCAAGGACCTGAAGGTGATTCAGCCTGAGAAGTCAGTGTCTGTTGCTGCTGGGGATCAGGCCACGCTGAACTGCACTGTGACCTTGCTGTTGCCTGTGGGACCCATTAAGTGGTTCAGAGGAACAGGGCAAAGCCGACATCTAATCTACAGTTTCACAGGAGAAAAGTTTCCTCGAATTACAAATGTAACAGATACTACCAAGAGAAACAACTTGGACTTTTCCATCCAAATCAGCAACGTCACCCCAGCAGATGCCGGCACCTACTACTGTGTGAAGTTCCTTAAAGCAGAAGCTGACAAGGAACTTCGGTCTGGAGGGGGAACAGTGCTCAATGTGCTTG CCAAACCTTCTCCACCCGTGGTACTTGGCCCAGGAGGCAGGGTCAAATCTGAACAGAAAGCGAACTTCACCTGCAAGTCTTTTGGCTTCTCTCCCCGGAATATTACCCTGAAGTGGTTCAAAGATGGGAACGAAATCTCCCACTTCCAGACCACCGTGGACCCTCAGGGAGAGAGCGTCTCCTACAACGTCTCCAGCACAGCCCAGGTGGAACTGAACACCGGGGATGTTCGTTCTCAGGTCATCTGCGAGGTAGCCCATGTCACCTTGAAAGAAGGCCCTCTtcgtgggactgcaaacttgtctGACATCATCCGAG TTTCACCCAGCCTGGATGTCACCCAACAGCCCACAATGGCAGAGAACCAGTTGAACGTCACCTGCCACGTGCAGAAGTTCTACCCTAACAAACTCAAGCTGATCTGGCTGGAGAATGGAAACATATCGCGGATAGAAAATTCCTCTATCCCAGTGAACAACACCTATAGCCAGACAGTGAACAAGGATGGGACCTATAACTGGACAAGCTGGCTCCTGGTGAACAAATCTGCCTATAGAGAGAACGTGGTGTTCACATGCCAGGTGGAGCATGATGGGAAGCTAGTAGGCACCAAAAATCATACCGTGCTGATCTTGGCCCAGCAGAAGGAGCCAGGCATGGACACCACTCCTG ATAATGACTCTTCCAGCCAGAACATCTTCATCGCTGTGGGTGTGGTGTGCGCTCTGCTAGTAGTCCTGCTGATGGCAGCCCTCTACCTCCTCCGGATCAAACAGAGGAAAG ccAAGGGGTCAACTTCTTCCACAAG GTTGCACGAGCCCGAGAAGAATGCCAGGGAAATAACCCAGGTACAGTCTTTG atCCAGGACACAAATGACATCAATGACATCACATATGCAGACCTGAATCTGCCTAAAGAGAAGAAGCCTGCCCCCAGGGTCCCTGAGCCCAACAACCACACAGAATATGCGAGCATTGAGACAGGCAAACTGCCTAGGCCAGAGGATACCCTCACCTATGCCGACCTGGACATGGTCCACCTTAGCCGGGCACAGCCAGGCCCCAAGCCTGAGCCCTCCTTCTCAGAGTATGCCAGTGTCCAGGTCCAGAGGAAGTGA
- the Sirpa gene encoding tyrosine-protein phosphatase non-receptor type substrate 1 isoform X6: MEPAGPAAGRLGPLLLCLLFSASCSLSGATTKDLKVIQPEKSVSVAAGDQATLNCTVTLLLPVGPIKWFRGTGQSRHLIYSFTGEKFPRITNVTDTTKRNNLDFSIQISNVTPADAGTYYCVKFLKAEADKELRSGGGTVLNVLDNDSSSQNIFIAVGVVCALLVVLLMAALYLLRIKQRKAKGSTSSTRLHEPEKNAREITQVQSLIQDTNDINDITYADLNLPKEKKPAPRVPEPNNHTEYASIETGKLPRPEDTLTYADLDMVHLSRAQPGPKPEPSFSEYASVQVQRK, from the exons GAGCCACAACCAAGGACCTGAAGGTGATTCAGCCTGAGAAGTCAGTGTCTGTTGCTGCTGGGGATCAGGCCACGCTGAACTGCACTGTGACCTTGCTGTTGCCTGTGGGACCCATTAAGTGGTTCAGAGGAACAGGGCAAAGCCGACATCTAATCTACAGTTTCACAGGAGAAAAGTTTCCTCGAATTACAAATGTAACAGATACTACCAAGAGAAACAACTTGGACTTTTCCATCCAAATCAGCAACGTCACCCCAGCAGATGCCGGCACCTACTACTGTGTGAAGTTCCTTAAAGCAGAAGCTGACAAGGAACTTCGGTCTGGAGGGGGAACAGTGCTCAATGTGCTTG ATAATGACTCTTCCAGCCAGAACATCTTCATCGCTGTGGGTGTGGTGTGCGCTCTGCTAGTAGTCCTGCTGATGGCAGCCCTCTACCTCCTCCGGATCAAACAGAGGAAAG ccAAGGGGTCAACTTCTTCCACAAG GTTGCACGAGCCCGAGAAGAATGCCAGGGAAATAACCCAGGTACAGTCTTTG atCCAGGACACAAATGACATCAATGACATCACATATGCAGACCTGAATCTGCCTAAAGAGAAGAAGCCTGCCCCCAGGGTCCCTGAGCCCAACAACCACACAGAATATGCGAGCATTGAGACAGGCAAACTGCCTAGGCCAGAGGATACCCTCACCTATGCCGACCTGGACATGGTCCACCTTAGCCGGGCACAGCCAGGCCCCAAGCCTGAGCCCTCCTTCTCAGAGTATGCCAGTGTCCAGGTCCAGAGGAAGTGA
- the Sirpa gene encoding tyrosine-protein phosphatase non-receptor type substrate 1 isoform X5 gives MEPAGPAAGRLGPLLLCLLFSASCSLSGATTKDLKVIQPEKSVSVAAGDQATLNCTVTLLLPVGPIKWFRGTGQSRHLIYSFTGEKFPRITNVTDTTKRNNLDFSIQISNVTPADAGTYYCVKFLKAEADKELRSGGGTVLNVLAKPSPPVVLGPGGRVKSEQKANFTCKSFGFSPRNITLKWFKDGNEISHFQTTVDPQGESVSYNVSSTAQVELNTGDVRSQVICEVAHVTLKEGPLRGTANLSDIIRVSPSLDVTQQPTMAENQLNVTCHVQKFYPNKLKLIWLENGNISRIENSSIPVNNTYSQTVNKDGTYNWTSWLLVNKSAYRENVVFTCQVEHDGKLVGTKNHTVLILAQQKEPGMDTTPDNDSSSQNIFIAVGVVCALLVVLLMAALYLLRIKQRKAKGSTSSTRLHEPEKNAREITQIQDTNDINDITYADLNLPKEKKPAPRVPEPNNHTEYASIETGKLPRPEDTLTYADLDMVHLSRAQPGPKPEPSFSEYASVQVQRK, from the exons GAGCCACAACCAAGGACCTGAAGGTGATTCAGCCTGAGAAGTCAGTGTCTGTTGCTGCTGGGGATCAGGCCACGCTGAACTGCACTGTGACCTTGCTGTTGCCTGTGGGACCCATTAAGTGGTTCAGAGGAACAGGGCAAAGCCGACATCTAATCTACAGTTTCACAGGAGAAAAGTTTCCTCGAATTACAAATGTAACAGATACTACCAAGAGAAACAACTTGGACTTTTCCATCCAAATCAGCAACGTCACCCCAGCAGATGCCGGCACCTACTACTGTGTGAAGTTCCTTAAAGCAGAAGCTGACAAGGAACTTCGGTCTGGAGGGGGAACAGTGCTCAATGTGCTTG CCAAACCTTCTCCACCCGTGGTACTTGGCCCAGGAGGCAGGGTCAAATCTGAACAGAAAGCGAACTTCACCTGCAAGTCTTTTGGCTTCTCTCCCCGGAATATTACCCTGAAGTGGTTCAAAGATGGGAACGAAATCTCCCACTTCCAGACCACCGTGGACCCTCAGGGAGAGAGCGTCTCCTACAACGTCTCCAGCACAGCCCAGGTGGAACTGAACACCGGGGATGTTCGTTCTCAGGTCATCTGCGAGGTAGCCCATGTCACCTTGAAAGAAGGCCCTCTtcgtgggactgcaaacttgtctGACATCATCCGAG TTTCACCCAGCCTGGATGTCACCCAACAGCCCACAATGGCAGAGAACCAGTTGAACGTCACCTGCCACGTGCAGAAGTTCTACCCTAACAAACTCAAGCTGATCTGGCTGGAGAATGGAAACATATCGCGGATAGAAAATTCCTCTATCCCAGTGAACAACACCTATAGCCAGACAGTGAACAAGGATGGGACCTATAACTGGACAAGCTGGCTCCTGGTGAACAAATCTGCCTATAGAGAGAACGTGGTGTTCACATGCCAGGTGGAGCATGATGGGAAGCTAGTAGGCACCAAAAATCATACCGTGCTGATCTTGGCCCAGCAGAAGGAGCCAGGCATGGACACCACTCCTG ATAATGACTCTTCCAGCCAGAACATCTTCATCGCTGTGGGTGTGGTGTGCGCTCTGCTAGTAGTCCTGCTGATGGCAGCCCTCTACCTCCTCCGGATCAAACAGAGGAAAG ccAAGGGGTCAACTTCTTCCACAAG GTTGCACGAGCCCGAGAAGAATGCCAGGGAAATAACCCAG atCCAGGACACAAATGACATCAATGACATCACATATGCAGACCTGAATCTGCCTAAAGAGAAGAAGCCTGCCCCCAGGGTCCCTGAGCCCAACAACCACACAGAATATGCGAGCATTGAGACAGGCAAACTGCCTAGGCCAGAGGATACCCTCACCTATGCCGACCTGGACATGGTCCACCTTAGCCGGGCACAGCCAGGCCCCAAGCCTGAGCCCTCCTTCTCAGAGTATGCCAGTGTCCAGGTCCAGAGGAAGTGA